A part of Pseudomonas sp. HR96 genomic DNA contains:
- the ampD gene encoding 1,6-anhydro-N-acetylmuramyl-L-alanine amidase AmpD produces the protein MKLDPVSGWFHGVNHCPSANCNERPAGEISLLVIHNISLPPGQFGTGRVQALFQNRLDIDEHPYFAGIAHLRVSAHFLIERDGSVTQFVSCNDRAWHAGVSQFDGREGCNDFSLGIELEGTDFEAFTPAQYVTLGELTRQLQAAYPAITVERITGHSDIAPERKTDPGPCFDWHGYRQALNDPAPDNPALKKE, from the coding sequence ATGAAGCTCGACCCCGTCAGTGGCTGGTTCCACGGCGTCAACCACTGCCCTTCCGCCAATTGCAACGAACGCCCCGCCGGCGAAATCTCATTGCTGGTCATTCACAACATCAGCCTGCCGCCGGGCCAGTTCGGCACCGGCAGGGTTCAGGCGCTGTTCCAGAATCGCCTCGATATCGACGAACATCCTTATTTTGCCGGCATCGCCCATCTGCGCGTGTCGGCGCATTTCCTCATCGAGCGCGACGGCAGCGTCACTCAGTTCGTTTCCTGCAACGACCGTGCGTGGCACGCCGGGGTGTCGCAGTTCGACGGGCGCGAGGGCTGCAACGACTTTTCCCTGGGTATCGAGCTCGAAGGCACCGACTTCGAGGCGTTCACCCCGGCGCAGTACGTCACCCTTGGCGAATTGACGCGCCAGTTGCAGGCGGCGTACCCGGCCATTACCGTAGAGCGCATTACCGGGCACAGCGACATCGCGCCCGAGCGCAAGACCGACCCTGGGCCCTGCTTCGATTGGCACGGCTATCGGCAGGCGCTCAATGACCCGGCGCCGGACAATCCGGCCCTGAAAAAGGAGTGA
- a CDS encoding DUF1631 domain-containing protein, producing the protein MQNDGKVVPLNKAAADSASQAPVARLPVVLLQVRDKSALQLKQGLHALFDNADDTLFEMADKAKNNVEQSTFFEAMRDLRLKRKSIERGFLEKLFEAFVRVGQYESVDTSAPEPVSYDKLALVPNDELERTVALDAMISKVYKRDGLALSQLTSRINMLVPRRIEESSNPFGPSQLCEFFLQAGRSLGVEIKVKLIILKLFEKYVLADTDHLYAEANQLLIAAGVLPDLKAVPARRAADRNPPAAAAAAAAPAAQPAGEAQAAAPVSTAERVAQIDESVQEVFGSLQSLLHDLRGTVAPKLDSATSSTAQPISTNDLLRLLSHLQQYVPSPQAVETHLDDYDLRQQLEQLLTRVSVKSGKYRVVGSIDEDVINLVAMLFDFILQDRNLPDSLKALIARLQIPMLKVAVVDKSFFSRGNHPARRLLNEIASAAMGWGNRDDYQRDSLYTRIEQIVQRLLNDFVDDPALFTELLVDFLAFNNDERRRSELLEQRTRDAEEGRARAELARHIVEQELNRRLLGKTLPQVVVQLLQEAWSRVLLLTCLKHGASSPEWKAGLDTMDQLIWSVEPHDDPEERLRLLELVPGLLKSLRDGLTSSAFDPFATSQFFNRLETLHVQSFHQDIVAPEVVNAAVRDTTMVEVTDQIVLAAPGESMPLESHVRLADDDASLLQVDKLRPGCWVEIQEDEENKLRCKLTTIIEQTGKYIFVNRTGMKVLEKTRMGLAVEFRRGSIRILDDALLFDRALQSVVSKLRNAQQ; encoded by the coding sequence ATGCAGAATGATGGAAAGGTCGTACCGCTCAACAAGGCTGCTGCCGATTCGGCAAGCCAGGCCCCGGTCGCCCGCCTGCCTGTCGTATTGCTTCAGGTCCGTGACAAGTCCGCGCTGCAGTTGAAGCAAGGGCTGCATGCCCTGTTCGACAATGCCGACGATACGCTGTTCGAGATGGCCGACAAGGCCAAGAACAACGTCGAGCAGAGCACCTTCTTCGAAGCCATGCGCGACCTCAGGCTCAAGCGAAAGAGTATCGAGCGCGGCTTCCTCGAAAAGCTGTTCGAGGCGTTCGTGCGGGTCGGTCAATACGAAAGTGTCGATACCTCGGCACCGGAACCGGTCAGCTACGACAAGCTCGCGCTCGTGCCCAATGATGAGCTGGAACGCACCGTGGCCCTGGATGCGATGATTTCCAAGGTCTACAAGCGCGACGGCCTGGCCCTGAGCCAGCTGACTTCGCGCATCAATATGCTGGTCCCGCGGCGCATCGAGGAATCGAGCAACCCGTTTGGGCCATCGCAACTCTGTGAATTCTTCCTGCAAGCCGGGCGCAGCCTGGGGGTTGAGATCAAGGTCAAATTGATCATCCTCAAGCTGTTCGAAAAGTATGTGCTTGCCGACACCGACCACCTGTATGCCGAGGCCAACCAATTGCTGATCGCCGCTGGCGTACTGCCCGACCTCAAGGCCGTGCCCGCTCGCCGTGCCGCCGATCGTAACCCGCCCGCTGCTGCAGCCGCAGCGGCCGCTCCTGCTGCGCAGCCTGCCGGCGAAGCCCAGGCCGCCGCCCCGGTGAGCACTGCCGAGCGCGTGGCGCAGATAGACGAAAGCGTGCAGGAGGTGTTCGGCTCGCTGCAAAGCCTGCTGCACGACCTGCGTGGCACCGTCGCGCCCAAGCTCGACAGCGCCACCAGCAGCACCGCGCAGCCGATTTCCACCAACGACCTGCTGCGCCTGTTATCGCACCTGCAGCAATATGTACCGTCGCCGCAGGCGGTCGAGACCCATCTGGACGACTACGACCTGCGCCAGCAGCTCGAACAGCTGCTGACCCGGGTCAGCGTCAAGAGCGGCAAGTATCGCGTGGTCGGCAGCATCGACGAGGACGTGATCAACCTGGTCGCCATGCTCTTCGATTTCATCCTGCAGGACCGCAACCTGCCCGATTCGCTGAAAGCGCTGATCGCGCGCCTGCAGATCCCGATGCTCAAGGTTGCGGTGGTCGACAAGAGTTTCTTCAGCCGCGGCAATCATCCGGCGCGGCGCCTGCTCAACGAGATCGCTTCGGCGGCCATGGGCTGGGGCAATCGCGACGACTACCAGCGCGACTCGCTGTACACGCGCATCGAGCAGATCGTGCAGCGCCTGCTAAACGACTTCGTCGACGACCCGGCGCTGTTCACCGAGCTGCTGGTGGATTTTCTCGCCTTCAACAACGACGAACGCCGCCGCAGCGAACTGCTCGAACAGCGCACCCGCGATGCCGAGGAAGGCCGTGCGCGCGCCGAGCTGGCCCGGCACATCGTCGAGCAGGAGCTCAACCGTCGGTTGCTGGGCAAGACCCTGCCGCAGGTGGTCGTGCAATTGCTCCAGGAGGCCTGGAGCCGGGTGCTGCTGCTGACCTGCCTCAAGCACGGCGCTTCGTCGCCGGAGTGGAAGGCCGGCCTGGACACCATGGATCAGCTGATCTGGAGCGTCGAGCCCCATGACGACCCGGAAGAGCGCCTGCGCCTGCTGGAGCTGGTGCCCGGCCTGCTCAAGTCCCTGCGCGACGGCCTGACCAGTTCGGCCTTCGACCCGTTCGCCACCAGCCAGTTCTTCAACCGCCTGGAGACGCTGCACGTGCAGTCGTTCCACCAGGACATCGTCGCCCCGGAAGTGGTCAACGCCGCCGTGCGCGACACCACCATGGTCGAGGTCACCGACCAGATCGTGTTGGCCGCCCCTGGCGAAAGCATGCCGCTGGAGTCCCATGTGCGCCTGGCCGACGACGACGCCAGCCTGCTGCAGGTGGACAAGCTGCGCCCCGGCTGCTGGGTGGAGATCCAGGAAGACGAAGAGAACAAGCTGCGCTGCAAGCTGACCACCATCATCGAGCAGACCGGCAAGTACATCTTCGTCAACCGTACCGGCATGAAGGTGCTGGAAAAGACTCGCATGGGCCTGGCCGTGGAGTTCCGTCGCGGCAGCATCCGCATCCTCGACGACGCGCTGCTGTTCGACCGTGCGCTGCAGTCGGTGGTGAGCAAACTTCGCAACGCCCAGCAATGA